A stretch of Aphelocoma coerulescens isolate FSJ_1873_10779 chromosome 1A, UR_Acoe_1.0, whole genome shotgun sequence DNA encodes these proteins:
- the MYF5 gene encoding myogenic factor 5 — MEVMDSCKFSPSELFYDSSCLSSPEGEFPEDFEPRDLPPFSAHEPPEPACSEEEEHVRAPTGHHQAGHCLMWACKACKRKSTTMDRRKAATMRERRRLKKVNQAFETLKRCTTANPNQRLPKVEILRNAIRYIESLQELLREQVENYYHLPGQSCSEPTSPTSSCSDGMADCGSPVWSARGGSFDAVYCAEMAHGYAADQSSALSSLDCLSSIVDRLSPAEEPGLSLRDADSLSPGASIDSGPEAPGTPLPRRTYQAL, encoded by the exons ATGGAGGTGATGGACAGCTGCAAGTTCTCCCCGTCCGAGCTCTTCTATGACAGCTCCTGCCTCTCGTCTCCGGAGGGCGAGTTCCCCGAGGATTTTGAGCCCAGGGATCTGCCCCCCTTCAGCGCCCACGAGCCCCCAGAGCCCGCCTGCTCCGAAGAAGAGGAGCATGTCCGAGCTCCCACTGGCCACCACCAAGCTGGTCACTGCCTCATGTGGGCTTGCAAAGCCTGCAAAAGAAAATCCACCACAATGGACCGGCGGAAGGCAGCCACcatgagggagaggaggaggctgaAAAAAGTGAACCAGGCTTTTGAGACCCTGAAGAGATGCACCACTGCCAACCCCAACCAAAGACTCCCCAAAGTAGAGATCCTGAGAAACGCCATCAGATACATCGAGAGCCTCCAGGAGCTCTTGAGGGAACAGGTAGAAAACTACTATCACCTGCCGGGACAGAGTTGCTCCGAACCGACCAGCCCCACTTCCAGCTGCTCCGATGGGATG GCCGACTGTGGCAGCCCTGTCTGGTCGGCGAGAGGCGGCAGCTTCGACGCCGTCTACTGCGCCGAGATGGCCCACG GGTACGCCGCCGATCAGAGCAgcgccctgtccagcctggactGCCTCTCCAGCATCGTGGACCGTCTCTCCCCGGCGGAGGAACCCGGGCTGTCCCTCCGCGACGCCGACTCCCTCTCGCCCGGCGCCAGCATCGACTCGGGGCCGGAGGCGCCCGGGACGCCGCTGCCCCGACGGACCTACCAGGCGCTATGA